taaataattcataaacataaaagttccttaaaacaattcatatccacaaaatcatgcttttattaattctttcATAAACTTCCTTGAGGACATTAATGATCCTTAAACATTTCATAACATGTCCTTGACAAAATATCTATGACATGATTCAAATCTAAAACAGGAAACTTAGGTTCAAACGTACATAAGAACTAAATTGAAATAGTAtcagcgttggcgtcatcttcttcttccttgtcagctctcatcatgtaagcttttccagatattggtggtcgtggtggatcatgatcaaccctagcattgttgttgtttcgttcatgattgaTCGAGGTTGCTCTTCCAACATCCGTGGGAGGTGGTTTAGGGCAGTCTCTTAcaaaatgatcttttcctccacatcgatAACATGTCTTTGTTCCTGCACGACATTCACTTTCGGTATGGTTTCTCTTTCCACACTTAGCACACCATACCTTACGAGATGCTCTATCATTGTGACCTTGGTCTCTTCTATAATTATGGTTTCCTTGGTTTGGCCTTTTAGCTCCTTCATTGTTTTGATTATCATTCTTCCTTTTATCACCAACATTTTGTGCTTCTCGTAGTAATACAACTCGTTCGACATTaactgcaatatcaaccatatcttgataggaagtaaacctttgagtTGCCAACCTATCTTGGTATTTCAAATGAAGACCTCGCTCAAAACGGTTCATCCTAGATTGTTCTGTCGATACCAGCTCCGGTGCAAATCTTGACAATTCCATGAACTTGTTTGCATATTCCATAacactcattgttccttgttgca
This sequence is a window from Spinacia oleracea cultivar Varoflay chromosome 1, BTI_SOV_V1, whole genome shotgun sequence. Protein-coding genes within it:
- the LOC130465770 gene encoding uncharacterized protein, whose translation is MSTIEVTNDINDGAHNDHNVHVNDDTIYGDVTHDDPYDDQPIEDHKERMERLETVSTMLAELIKDSQKKKSTNANENASMFKKFSPLNPPSYDGKPDPVEFEDWINRIDQLFETLQCPKEWRVDFAVFYLTGQASLWWKVNKERKNEPRFSWTELQKLLRDKFYPPSLRKQKEDEFLHLQQGTMSVMEYANKFMELSRFAPELVSTEQSRMNRFERGLHLKYQDRLATQRFTSYQDMVDIAVNVERVVLLREAQNVGDKRKNDNQNNEGAKRPNQGNHNYRRDQGHNDRASRKVWCAKCGKRNHTESECRAGTKTCYRCGGKDHFVRDCPKPPPTDVGRATSINHERNNNNARVDHDPPRPPISGKAYMMRADKEEEDDANADTISI